A stretch of the Alosa alosa isolate M-15738 ecotype Scorff River chromosome 16, AALO_Geno_1.1, whole genome shotgun sequence genome encodes the following:
- the cngb3.1 gene encoding cyclic nucleotide-gated cation channel beta-3, with protein DEEKKEEEKKEEAKPAPAPAPEPSKPEEAPAAEGEVAEADPEKPRPIVINQYADECLRDVVRRVRERTIIYKEKVIDPYASSPEHSPPVTPVYRVCDWLKKQEADRIAKEEAEKKKKEDAEKKAAEKKEKEEKEREKKALEKKEQEEKEALEPKKRPSISKICADFCDKLFAPIEDKMDTYLGNTIDPFTDRRYLKWLTVVTLVYNYNIWLAPARLCFPYHTPWSIPFWIVFDILSDLINVADIVIFQQRLQFVKGGDIIKDRAQTKVNYRASPRFRSDMLSIIPFDVLSLQFGFTSLFRFNRFLRIDSFNEFSDRLESVMTKAYIWRVARTICYLLFLLHLNGCIYYVASDYLGLGSSKWTYDGKGSAYLRCYYFATRTLINIGGLPEPHSVFEITFQMVNFFVGVFVFSSLIGQMRDVIGAATAGQTYFRASMDGCVAYMNTNHIPKVVQQRVRTWYNYTWDAQGMLDEGELLDRMPLVMKTAIAVDINLATFQKIDLFKGCDNQMLIDMLLRLKSIIYLPGDFVVKKGDIGKEMYIIKAGAVQVVGGPDNSIVFVTLKAGCVFGEISLLQSSANGGNRRTANVKAHGFANLFVLEKKDLFDILVHYPESQKVLARKGRKLMKAKGPAAAKAEEDKKKAVTLFGPRPPTPKFLRAFGTGKGGFLEKLRAAAATEQQK; from the exons gatgaggagaagaaagaggaagagaaaaaagaagaggcCAAACCAG ctcctgctccagctccagagCCATCGAAGCCTGAGGAGGCCCCTGCCGCTGAAGGAGAGGTGGCCGAGGC GGACCCAGAGAAGCCGCGGCCAATCGTGATAAACCAATATGCAGACGAGTGTCTTAGGGATGTTGTTCGCCGCGTAAGAGAACGTACAATCATATACAAGGAAAAGGTCATTGACCCCTATGCCTCTTCGCCAGAGCACAGTCCACCTGTCA CACCTGTATACCGGGTCTGCGACTGGCTGAAAAAGCAGGAAGCAGACAGGATTGCGAAAGAGGAggcagagaagaagaagaaggaggatgCAGAGAAGAAAGCagcagagaaaaaagagaaggaagagaaggagagagagaaaaaggcccTAGAGAagaaggagcaggaggagaaggaggcgcTAGAGCCAAAAAAGAGGCCTTCCATATCAAAGATCTGCGCCGACTTCTGCGATAAACTATTCGCGCCCATTGAGGACAAAATGGACACATATTTGGGAAATACAATCGACCCGTTTACAG ATCGGCGCTATCTGAAATGGCTCACTGTGGTGACGCTCGTCTATAATTACAACATCTGGTTGGCTCCGGCACGCTTGTGTTTTCCATACCACACTCCGTGGTCAATACCCTTCTGGATCGTATTTGATATCTTGTCTGACCTCATTAACGTTGCCGATATTGTAATTTTTCAGCAACGGCTTCAGTTCGTCAAAGGTGGCGATATTATT AAAGACCGGGCGCAGACTAAAGTCAACTACAGAGCATCTCCACGCTTTAgg TCGGACATGCTGAGTATCATTCCATTCGACGTGCTCAGTCTCCAGTTTGGATTTACATCTCTGTTCCGATTCAATCGCTTTTTGAGG ATAGATTCTTTTAATGAGTTCAGCGATCGACTAGAGAGTGTAATGACGAAAGCTTACATATGGAG AGTGGCTCGTACTATTTGCTACCTGTTGTTCTTACTTCATCTCAACGGCTGCATCTATTACGTGGCCTCAGACTACCTGGGGTTGGGATCGTCCAAGTGGACCTATGATGGCAAAGGCAGCGC GTATTTGCGGTGCTATTACTTCGCCACTCGGACGCTGATCAACATCGGTGGTTTGCCGGAGCCACATTCAGTATTTGAAATCACTTTCCAAATGGTGAACTTCTTTGTGGGCGTGTTTGTCTTCTCCAGTTTGATTGGACAG ATGCGAGATGTCATTGGTGCTGCCACCGCTGGTCAGACCTACTTCCGCGCATCCATGGATGGCTGTGTGGCCTATATGAACACCAACCACATTCCCAAAGTCGTGCAGCAGAGAGTGCGCACCTGGTACAACTACACCTGGGACGCACAGGGCATGCTGG ATGAAGGGGAGTTGTTGGATCGGATGCCTTTGGTCATGAAAACAGCCATTGCTGTGGATATCAACCTGGCCACCTTCCAGAAGATAGACCTCTTTAAG GGATGTGATAACCAGATGCTTATTGACATGTTACTGCGGCTCAAGTCCATTATCTACCTACCGGGAGACTTTGTGGTGAAGAAG GGAGACATCGGTAAGGAGATGTACATCATTAAAGCAGGGGCAGTGCAGGTGGTAGGAGGTCCAGACAACTCTATTGTCTTCGTAACACTGAAAGCCggctgtgtgtttggggagatcAG TCTGCTGCAGTCATCAGCAAATGGAGGCAACCGCAGAACTGCAAACGTAAAAGCCCATGGCTTCGCCAACCTCTTCGTTCTGGAAAAGAAAGATCTCTTTGACATCTTGGTTCACTATCCAGAGTCCCAGAAAGTGCTGGCAAGAAAGGGCAG GAAACTGATGAAAGCCAAGGGCCCAGCTGCGGCCAAAgcagaggaggacaagaagAAGGCCGTGACCCTGTTCGGACCCAGGCCGCCCACCCCAAAGTTCCTCCGGGCTTTTGGCACAGGAAAAGGGGGTTTTCTGGAGAAACTCAGG GCAGCCGCCGCAACCGAACAGCAGAAGTGA